The following coding sequences are from one Nicotiana tabacum cultivar K326 chromosome 1, ASM71507v2, whole genome shotgun sequence window:
- the LOC107815558 gene encoding putative xyloglucan endotransglucosylase/hydrolase protein 8: MANLLLIAVLIAIYCSLSQAEVKGSFDDNFSKSCPESHFKTSEDGQIWYLSLDHKAGCGFMTRQKYRFGWFSMKLKLVGGDSAGVVTAYYMCTEDGAGPTRDEVDFEFLGNRTGEPYLIQTNVYKNGTGGREMRHVLWFDPTEDFHSYSLLWNSHQLVFFVDEVPIRVYKNTNYTNNFFPNEKPMYLFSSIWNADDWATRGGLEKTDWKNAPFVSTYKDFSVDGCQWEDPFPSCVSTTTENWWDQYNSWHLSSDQKLDYAWVQRNLVIYDYCQDTERYPEKPEECWLSPWD; the protein is encoded by the exons ATGGCTAATCTTCTCTTAATTGCAGTTTTAATTGCTATTTATTGTTCACTATCTCAAGCTGAAGTTAAAGGTTCATTTGATGACAACTTTAGTAAAAGTTGTCCTGAATCTCACTTCAAGACTTCTGAAGATGGACAGATCTGGTATCTCTCCTTAGACCACAAAGCAG GATGTGGATTTATGACAAGGCAGAAATACAGATTTGGTTGGTTTAGCATGAAGTTGAAATTGGTAGGAGGTGACTCTGCTGGTGTTGTCACGGCTTATTAT ATGTGCACAGAAGATGGGGCAGGGCCAACTAGAGATGAGGTAGACTTTGAGTTTTTGGGAAATAGAACAGGGGAACCCTATCTTATTCAGACCAATGTGTACAAAAATGGCACTGGTGGGCGTGAGATGAGGCACGTTCTCTGGTTTGACCCTACTGAGGACTTCCATTCCTATTCTCTTCTTTGGAACTCTCACCAACTCGT GTTTTTCGTGGATGAGGTTCCGATAAGGGTATACAAAAACACGAATTATACGAACAATTTCTTCCCTAATGAGAAGCCAATGTACTTGTTTTCGAGCATATGGAATGCAGATGATTGGGCTACTAGGGGTGGTTTGGAGAAAACAGATTGGAAAAATGCACCATTTGTTTCAACATATAAAGATTTTAGTGTAGATGGTTGCCAATGGGAAGATCCTTTTCCTTCTTGTGTTTCAACCACCACTGAAAACTGGTGGGATCAATACAATTCTTGGCATTTATCAAGTGACCAGAAATTGGATTATGCTTGGGTACAAAGAAACCTTGTGATTTATGATTATTGTCAGGATACAGAGAGATATCCAGAAAAGCCTGAGGagtgttggttaagtccctgggATTAA